A single genomic interval of Daucus carota subsp. sativus chromosome 1, DH1 v3.0, whole genome shotgun sequence harbors:
- the LOC135150664 gene encoding protein Ycf2, whose protein sequence is MKGHQFKFWIFELREILREIKNSHYFLDSWTQFNSVGSFIHIFFHQEHFIKLFDPRIWSILLSRNSQGSTSNRYFTIKGVVILFVVAVLIYRINSRNMVERKNLYLIGLLPIPMNSIGPRNDTLEESVGSSNINRLIVSLLYLPKGKKISESCFLNPKESTWVLPITKKCSMPESNWGSRWWRNWIGKKRDSSQLKGSSDQSRDPLDSISNEDSEYHTLINQRKIQQLKERSILWDPSFLQTERTEIESDRFPKSLSGYSSMSRLFTEREKQVINHLLPEEIEEFLGNPTRSVRSFFSDRWSELHLGSNPTERSTRDHKLLKKQQDLSFVPSRRSEKKEMVNIFKIITYLQNTVSIHPISSYPGCDMVPKDEPDMDSSNKISFLNKNPFLDLFHLFHDRNMGGYTLHHDFESEERFQEMADLFTLSITEPDLVYHKGFAFSIDSYGLDQKQFLNEVFNSRDESKKKSLLALPPFFYEENESFYRRIIKKWVRISCGNDLEDPKPKKMVFASNNLNVLNRFFLMNRSDRNFEYGIQRDQIGKDTLNHRTRMKYMINQHLSNLKKSQKRWFDPLILISRTERSTNRDPDAYRYKWSNGSNNFQEHLDHFVSERKSRFRVVFDRLRINQYSIDWSEVIDKKGLSKPFRFFLSKSLLFLSKSLLFLSKFLFFLSNSLPFFFVSFGNIPIHRSEIYIYELKGPNDQLCNQLLESIGLQIVHLKKLKPFLLDDHDTSQKSKFLINGGTISPFLFNKIPKWMIYSFHTRNNRRKSFANTDSYFSTIFHDQDYWLNPVKPFHRSSLISSFYKANQLRFLNNPHHFCFYCNKRFPFYVEKARINNSDFTYGQFLNILFIHNKIFSLCVGKKKHAFWGRDTISPIESRVSNIFIPNDFPQGGGDETYNLYKSSHFPSRSDPFVRRAIYSIADISGTPLTEGQIVNFERTYCQPLSDLNLSDSEGKNSHQYLNFNSNMGLIHTPCSEKYLPSEKRKNRSLFLKKYVEKGQMYRTFQRDSAFSTLSKWNLFQTYIPWFLTSTGHKYLNWIFLDTFSGLLPIHLLPIHRLPILSSSQKFVSIFHDIMHVLDISWRILQKKLGLPQRNPIRKISSKCLHNLLLSEEMIHRNNESPLISTHLRSPNVREFLYSILFLLLVAGYLVRTHLIFVSRASSELQIEFEKVKSLMISSYMIELRKLLDRYPTSEPNSFWLKNLFLVALEQLGDSLEEIWGFASGGNMLLGGDSAYGVKSIRSKKKYLNINLIDLISIIPNPISRITFSRNTRHLSHTSKEIYSLIRKRKNVNGDWIDDKIESWVANSDSIDDEEREFLVQLSTLTTEKRIDQILLSLTHSDHLSKNDSGYQMIEQRGAIYLRYLVDIHKKYLMNYEFNTSCLAERRIFLAHYQTITYSQTSCGANSFHLPSHGKPFSLRLALSPSRGILVIGSIGTGRSYLVKYLATNSYVPFITVFLNKFLDNLSEDIDASEDIDASEDIDASEDIDASDDIDRDLHTELELLTMDMMSEKDRFYITLQFELAKAMSPCIIWIPNIHDLDVNESNYFSLGLLVNHLSRDCERCSTRNILVIASTHIPQKVDPALIAPNKLNTCIKIRRLLIPQQRKHFFTLSYTRGFRLEKKMFHTNGFGSITMGSNARDLVALTNEALSISITQKKSIIDTNTIRSAFHRQTWDLRSQVRSVQDHGILFYQIGRAVAQNVLLSNCPIDPISIYIKKKSCNEGDSYLYKWYFELGTSMKKLTILLYLLSCSAGSVAQDLWSLPGPDERNGITSYGLVENDSDLVHGLLQVEGALVGSSRTEKDCSQFDNDRVTLLLRPEPRNPLDMMQNGSCSILDQRFLYEKNESEFEEGEGALDPQQIEEDLFNHIVWAPRIWHPWGILFDCIERPNELGFPYWSRSFRGKRILYDEEDELQENDSEFLQSGTMQYQTRDRSSKEQGFFRISQFIWDPADPLFVLFKDQSSVSVFSHRELFADEEMSKGLLTSQTDPPTSIYKRWFIKKTQEKHFELLINRQRWFRTTSSLSNGSFRSNTLSESYQYLSNLFLSNGTLLDQMTKTLLRKRWLFPDEMKIGFMEQEKDFPFLSRKVMWP, encoded by the coding sequence ATGAAAGGACATCAattcaaattctggattttcgaATTAAGAGAGAtattgagagagatcaagaattCTCACTATTTCTTAGATTCATGGACCCAATTCAATTCAGTGGGATCTTTCATTCACATTTTTTTCCACCAAGAACATTTTATAAAACTTTTTGACCCCCGAATTTGGAGTATCCTACTTTCACGCAATTCGCAGGGTTCAACAAGCAATCGATATTTCACGATCAAGGGTGTAGTAATACTCTTTGTAGTAGCGGTCCTTATATATCGTATTAACAGTCGAAATATGGTcgaaagaaaaaatttatatttgatagGACTTCTTCCTATACCTATGAATTCCATTGGACCCAGAAATGATACATTGGAAGAATCCGTCGGGTCTTCCAATATCAATAGGTTGATTGTTTCCCTCCTGTATCTTCCAAAAGGAAAAAAGATCTCTGAGAGTTGTTTCCTGAATCCGAAAGAGAGTACTTGGGTTCTCCCAATAACTAAAAAGTGTAGCATGCCTGAATCTAACTGGGGTTCGCGGTGGTGGAGGAACTGGATCGGAAAAAAGAGGGATTCTAGCCAATTGAAAGGATCTTCTGATCAATCCAGAGATCCTTTGGATTCCATTAGTAATGAGGATTCGGAATATCACACATTGATCAATCAAAGAAAGATTCAACAACTAAAAGAAAGATCGATTCTTTGGGATCCTTCCTTTCTTCAAACGGAACGAACAGAGATAGAATCAGACCGATTCCCGAAAAGCCTTTCTGGATATTCCTCAATGTCCCGGCTATTCACGGAACGTGAGAAGCAGGTGATTAATCATCTGCTTCCGGAAGAAATCGAAGAATTTCTTGGGAATCCTACAAGATCCGTTCGTTCTTTTTTCTCTGACAGATGGTCAGAACTTCATCTGGGTTCGAATCCTACTGAGAGGTCCACTAGAGATCATAAATTGTTGAAGAAACAACAAGATCTTTCTTTTGTCCCTTCGAGGCGGTCGGAAAAGAAAGAAATGGTTAATATATTCAAGATAATtacatatttacaaaataccGTCTCAATTCATCCTATTTCATCATATCCGGGATGTGATATGGTTCCGAAGGATGAACCGGATATGGACAGTTCCAATAAGATTTCATTCTTGaacaaaaatccatttcttgatttatttcatCTATTTCATGACCGGAACATGGGAGGATACACGTTACACCATGATTTTGAATCAGAAGAGAGATTTCAAGAAATGGCAGATTTATTCACTCTATCAATAACCGAGCCGGATCTGGTGTATCATAAGGGATTTGCCTTTTCTATTGATTCCTACGGATTGGATCAAAAACAATTCTTGAATGAGGTATTCAACTCTAGGGATGAAtcgaaaaaaaaatctttattgGCTCTACCTCCTTTTTTTTATGAAGAGAATGAATCTTTTTATCGAAGGATCATAAAAAAATGGGTCCGGATCTCCTGCGGAAATGATTTGGAAGatccaaaaccaaaaaaaatggTATTTGCTAGCAACAACCTAAATGTATTGAATCGATTCTTTTTAATGAATAGATCCGATCGCAACTTCGAATATGGAATTCAAAGGGATCAAATAGGAAAGGATACTCTGAATCATAGAACTAGAATGAAATATATGATCAACCAACATTTATCGAATTTGAAAAAGAGTCAGAAGAGATGGTTCGATCCTCTTATTTTGATTTCTCGAACCGAGAGATCCACGAATCGGGATCCTGATGCATATAGATACAAATGGTCCAATGGGAGCAATAATTTCCAGGAACATTTGGACCATTTCGTTTCTGAGCGGAAGAGCCGTTTTCGAGTAGTGTTCGATCGATTACGTATTAATCAATATTCGATTGATTGGTCTGAGGTTATCGACAAAAAAGGTTTGTCTAAGCCATTTCGTTTCTTTTTGTCCAAGTCACTTCTTTTTTTGTCCAAGTCACTTCTTTTTTTGTCcaagtttcttttctttttgtctaaCTCACTTCCTTTTTTCTTTGTGAGTTTCGGGAATATCCCCATTCATAGGTCCGAGATCTACATCTATGAATTGAAAGGTCCGAATGATCAACTCTGCAATCAGTTGTTAGAATCAATAGGTCTTCAAATCGTTcatttgaaaaaattgaaaccCTTCTTATTGGATGATCATGATACTTCCCAAAAATCGAAATTCTTGATCAATGGAGGAACAATATCACCGTTTTTGTTCAATAAGATACCAAAGTGGATGATTTACTCATTCCATACTAGAAATAATCGTAGGAAATCCTTTGCTAACACGGATTCCTATTTCTCAACGATATTTCACGATCAAGACTATTGGCTGAATCCCGTGAAACCATTTCATAGAAGTTCATtgatatcttctttttataaagCAAATCAACTTCGATTCTTGAATAATCCACATCACTTCTGCTTCTATTGTAATAAAAGATTCCCTTTTTATGTGGAAAAGGCCCGTATCAATAATTCTGATTTTACGTATGGACAATTCCTCAATATCTTGTTCATTCACAACAAAATTTTTTCTTTGTGCGTCggtaaaaaaaaacatgcttTTTGGGGGAGAGATACTATTTCACCAATCGAGTCACGGGTATCTAACATATTCATACCTAACGATTTTCCACAAGGTGGTGGTGACGAAACGTATAACTTGTACAAATCTTCCCATTTTCCAAGTCGATCCGATCCATTCGTTCGTAGAGCTATTTACTCGATCGCAGACATTTCTGGAACACCTCTAACAGAGGGACAGATAGTCAATTTTGAAAGAACTTATTGTCAACCTCTTTCAGATCTGAATCTATCTGATTCAGAAGGGAAGAACTCGCATCAGTATCTCAATTTCAATTCAAACATGGGTTTGATTCACACTCCATGTTCTGAGAAATATTTACCATCCGAAAAGAGGAAAAACCGGAGTCTTTTTCTAAAGAAATACGTTGAGAAAGGGCAGATGTATAGAACCTTTCAACGAGATAGTGCTTTTTCAACTCTCTCAAAATGGAATCTATTCCAAACATATATACCATGGTTCCTTACTTCGACAGGGCACAAATATCTAAATTGGATATTTTTAGATACTTTTTCAGGCCTATTGCCGATACACCTATTGCCGATACACCGATTGCCAATACTAAGTAGCAGTCAAAAATTTGTATCCATTTTTCATGATATTATGCATGTATTAGATATATCCTGGCGAATTCTTCAGAAAAAGTTGGGTCTTCCACAACGGAATCCGATACGTAAGATTTCGAGTAAGTGTTTACATAATCTTCTTCTGTCCGAAGAAATGATTCATCGAAATAATGAGTCGCCGTTGATATCGACACACCTGAGATCGCCAAATGTTCGGGAGTTCCTCTATTCAatccttttccttcttcttGTTGCTGGATATCTCGTTCGTACACATCTTATCTTTGTTTCCCGGGCCTCTAGTGAGTTACAGATAGAGTTTGAAAAGGTCAAATCTTTGATGATTTCATCATATATGATTGAGTTGCGAAAACTTCTGGATAGGTATCCTACATCTGAACCGAATTCTTTCTGGTTAAAGAATCTCTTTCTAGTTGCTCTGGAACAATTAGGAGATTCTCTAGAAGAAATATGGGGTTTTGCTTCTGGCGGCAACATGCTATTGGGTGGTGATTCCGCTTATGGGGTCAAATCAATACGTTCTAAGaagaaatatttgaatatcaatCTCATCGATCTCATAAGTATCATACCAAATCCCATCAGTCGAATCACTTTTTCGAGAAATACGAGACATCTAAGTCATACAAGTAAAGAGATCTATTCAttgataagaaaaagaaaaaatgtgAACGGGGATTGGATTGATGATAAAATCGAATCCTGGGTCGCAAACAGTGATTCGATTGATGATGAAGAAAGAGAATTCTTGGTTCAGCTCTCCACCTTAACGACAGAAAAAAGGATTGATCAAATTCTATTGAGTCTGACTCATAGTGATCATTTATCAAAGAATGACTCTGGCTATCAAATGATTGAACAACGGGGAGCAATTTACTTACGATACTTAGTTGACATTCATAAAAAGTATCTAATGAATTATGAGTTCAATACATCCTGTTTAGCAGAAAGACGGATATTCCTTGCTCATTATCAGACAATCACTTATTCACAAACCTCGTGTGGGGCTAATAGTTTTCATTTGCCATCTCATGGAAAACCCTTTTCGCTCCGCTTAGCCTTATCCCCCTCTAGGGGTATTTTAGTGATAGGTTCTATAGGAACTGGACGATCCTATTTGGTCAAATACCTAGCGACAAACTCCTATGTTCCTTTCATTACGGTATTTCTGAACAAGTTCCTGGATAATCTTAGTGAGGATATTGATGCTAGTGAGGATATTGATGCTAGTGAGGATATTGATGCTAGTGAGGATATTGATGCTAGTGACGATATCGATCGTGACCTTCATACGGAGCTGGAATTGCTAACTATGGATATGATGTCGGAAAAAGATCGATTTTATATCACCCTTCAATTCGAATTAGCAAAAGCAATGTCTCCTTGCATAATATGGATTCCAAACATTCATGATCTGGATGTGAATGAGTCAAATTACTTCTCCCTCGGTCTATTAGTGAACCATCTCTCCAGGGATTGTGAAAGGTGTTCCACTAGAAATATTCTTGTTATTGCTTCGACTCATATTCCCCAAAAAGTGGATCCCGCTCTAATAGCTCCGAATAAATTAAATACGTGCATTAAGATACGAAGGCTTCTTATTCCACAACAACGAAAGCACTTTTTCACCCTTTCATATACTAGGGGATTTCGCTTGGAAAAGAAAATGTTCCATACTAATGGATTCGGGTCCATAACCATGGGTTCCAATGCACGAGATCTTGTAGCACTTACCAATGAGGCCCTGTCGATTAGTATTACACAGAAGAAATCAATTATAGACACTAATACAATTAGATCCGCTTTTCATAGACAAACTTGGGATTTGCGATCCCAGGTAAGATCGGTTCAGGATCATGGGATCCTTTTCTATCAGATCGGAAGGGCTGTAGCACAAAATGTACTTCTAAGTAATTGCCCCATAGATcctatatctatctatattaaGAAGAAATCATGTAACGAAGGGGATTCCTATTTGTACAAATGGTACTTCGAACTTGGAACTAGCATGAAGAAATTAACGATACTTCTTTATCTTTTGAGTTGTTCCGCCGGATCGGTCGCTCAAGATCTTTGGTCTCTACCCGGACCCGATGAAAGAAATGGGATCACTTCTTATGGACTCGTTGAGAATGATTCTGATCTAGTTCATGGCCTATTACAAGTAGAAGGCGCTCTGGTGGGATCCTCGCGGACAGAAAAAGATTGCAGTCAGTTTGATAATGATCGAGTGACATTGCTTCTTCGGCCCGAACCAAGGAATCCCTTAGATATGATGCAAAACGGATCTTGTTCTATCCTTGATCAGAGATTTCTCTATGAAAAAAACGAATCGGAGTTTGAAGAAGGGGAAGGGGCTCTCGACCCGCAACAGATAGAGGAGGATTTATTTAATCACATAGTTTGGGCTCCTAGAATATGGCACCCTTGGGGCATTCTATTTGATTGTATCGAAAGGCCCAATGAATTGGGATTTCCCTATTGGTCCAGGTCATTTCGGGGCAAGCGGATCCTTTATGATGAAGAGGATGAGCTTCAAGAGAATGATTCGGAGTTCTTGCAGAGTGGAACCATGCAGTACCAGACACGAGATAGATCTTCCAAAGAACAAGGCTTTTTTCGAATAAGCCAATTCATTTGGGACCCTGCAGATCCACTCTTTGTCCTATTCAAAGATCAGTCCTCTGTCTCTGTGTTTTCACATCGAGAATTATTTGCAGATGAAGAGATGTCAAAGGGGCTTCTTACTTCCCAAACAGATCCTCCTACATCTATATATAAACGCTGGTTTATCAAGAAGACGCAAGAAAAGCACTTTGAATTGTTGATTAATCGCCAGAGATGGTTTAGAACCACTAGTTCATTATCTAATGGATCTTTCCGTTCTAATACTCTATCCGAGAGTTATCAGTATTTATCAAATCTATTCCTATCTAACGGAACTCTATTGGATCAAATGACAAAGACATTATTGAGAAAAAGATGGCTTTTCCCGGATGAAATGAAAATTGGATTCATGGAACAGGAGAAAGATTTCCCATTCCTTAGCCGGAAAGTTATGTGGCCATGA
- the LOC135150714 gene encoding NAD(P)H-quinone oxidoreductase subunit 2 A, chloroplastic yields MIWHVQNENFILDSTRIFMKAFHLLLFDGSLIVPECILIFGLILLLMIDSTSDQKDIPWLYFISSTSLVMSITALLFRWREEPVISFSGNFQTNNFNEIFQFLILLCSTLCIPLSVEYIECTEMAITEFLLFVLTATLGGMFLCGANDLITIFVAPECFSLCSYLLSGYTKKDVRSNEATMKYLLMGGASSSILVHGFSWLYGSSGGEIELQEIVNGLINTQMYNSPGISIALIFITVGIGFKLSPAPSHQWTPDVYEGVRDYEYNRSIRRQKDHPKMIISWLLRTNQIRWFYFSIFLIFVAFLSVTSKVAASASATRIFDIPFYFSSNEWHLLLETLAILSMILGNLIAITQTSMKRMLAYSSIGQIGYVIIGIIVGDSNDGYASMITYMLFYISMNLGTFACIVLFGLRTGTDNIRDYAGLYTKDPFLALSLALCLLSLGGLPPLAGFFGKLYLFWCGWQAGLYFLVLIGLLTSVVSIYYYLKIIKLLMTGRTQEITPHVRNYRRSPFRSNNSIELSMIVCVIASTIPGISMNPIIAIAQDTLF; encoded by the exons ATGATCTGGCATGTACAGAATGAAAACTTCATTCTCGATTCTACGAGAATTTTTATGAAAGCCTTTCATTTGCTTCTCTTCGATGGAAGTTTGATTGTCCCAGAATGTATCCTAATTTTTGGCCTAATTCTTCTTCTGATGATCGATTCAACCTCTGATCAAAAAGATATACCTTGGTTATATTTCATCTCTTCAACAAGTTTAGTAATGAGCATAACGGCCCTCTTGTTCCGATGGAGAGAAGAACCCGTGATTAGTTTTTCGGGAAATTTTCAAACGAACAATTTCAACGAAATCTTTCAATTTCTTATTTTACTATGTTCAACTCTATGTATTCCTCTATCCGTAGAGTACATTGAATGTACAGAAATGGCTATAACAGAGTTTCTCTTATTCGTATTAACAGCTACTCTAGGAGGAATGTTTTTATGCGGTGCTAACGATTTAATAACTATCTTTGTAGCTCCAGAATGTTTCAGTTTATGCTCCTACCTATTATCTGGATATACGAAGAAAGATGTACGGTCTAATGAGGCTACTATGAAATATTTACTCATGGGTGGGGCAAGCTCTTCTATTCTGGTTCATGGTTTCTCTTGGCTATATGGTTCATCCGGGGGAGAGATCGAGCTTCAAGAAATAGTGAATGGTCTTATCAATACACAAATGTATAACTCCCCAGGAATTTCAATTGCGCTCATATTCATCACTGTAGGAATTGGATTCAAGCTTTCCCCAGCCCCTTCTCATCAATGGACTCCTGACGTATACGAAGGAGTGCG AGACTACGAGTATAATAGGAGCATCCGTCGACAAAAGGATCACCCTAAGATGATCATCTCATGGCTATTGAGAACGAATCAAATCAGATGGTTCTATTTCTCAATCTTTCTGATTT TCGTTGCTTTTCTTTCTGTTACTTCGAAAGTAGCTGCTTCAGCTTCAGCCACTCGAATTTTCGATATTCCTTTTTATTTCTCATCAAATGAATGGCATCTTCTTCTGGAAACCCTAGCTATTCTTAGCATGATATTGGGGAATCTTATTGCTATAACTCAAACAAGCATGAAACGTATGCTTGCATATTCGTCCATAGGTCAAATCGGATATGTAATTATTGGAATAATTGTTGGAGACTCAAATGATGGATATGCAAGCATGATAACTTATATGCTGTTCTATATCTCCATGAATCTAGGAACTTTTGCttgcattgtattatttggTCTACGTACCGGAACTGATAACATTCGAGATTATGCAGGATTATATACGAAAGATCCTTTTTTGGCTCTCTCTTTAGCCCTATGTCTCTTATCCCTAGGAGGTCTTCCTCCACTAGCAGGTTTTTTCGGAAAACTCTATTTATTCTGGTGTGGATGGCAGGCAGGCCTATATTTCTTGGTTTTAATAGGACTCCTTACAAGCGTTGTTTCTATCTACTATTATCTAAAAATAATCAAGTTATTAATGACTGGACGAACCCAAGAAATAACCCCTCACGTGCGAAATTATAGAAGATCTCCTTTCAGATCAAACAATTCCATCGAATTGAGTATGATTGTATGTGTGATAGCATCTACTATACCAGGAATATCAATGAACCCGATTATTGCAATTGCTCAGGATACCCTTTTTTAG
- the LOC135150712 gene encoding small ribosomal subunit protein uS7cz/uS7cy codes for MSRRGTAEEKTAKSDPIYRNRLVNMLVNRILKHGKKSLAYQIIYRAVKKIQQKTETNPLSVLRQAIRGVTPDIAVKARRVGGSTHQVPIEIGSTQGKALAIRWLLAASRKRPGRNMAFKLSSELVDAAKGSGDAIRKKEETHRMAEANRAFAHFR; via the coding sequence ATGTCACGTCGAGGTACTGCAGAAGAAAAAACTGCAAAATCCGATCCAATTTATCGTAATCGATTAGTTAACATGTTGGTTAACCGTATTCTGAAACACGGAAAAAAATCATTGGCTTATCAAATTATCTATCGAGCCGTGAAAAAGATTCAACAAAAGACAGAAACAAATCCACTATCTGTTTTACGTCAAGCAATACGTGGAGTAACTCCCGATATAGCAGTAAAAGCAAGACGTGTAGGTGGATCGACTCATCAAGTTCCCATTGAAATAGGATCCACACAAGGAAAAGCACTTGCCATTCGTTGGTTATTAGCGGCATCCCGAAAACGTCCGGGTCGAAATATGGCTTTCAAATTAAGTTCCGAATTAGTGGATGCTGCCAAAGGGAGTGGCGATGCCATACGCAAAAAGGAAGAGACTCATAGAATGGCAGAGGCAAATAGAGCTTTTGCACATTTTCGTTAA